From Bradyrhizobium sp. NDS-1, the proteins below share one genomic window:
- a CDS encoding efflux RND transporter periplasmic adaptor subunit — protein MSPTEPRSPVSHRKLGIFGVVALIAAGLVVGTGIRAREEQGTKLKEWTDDQAIPSVAVTQPNAKALHATLDLPGRLEAYYRAPIFARVSGYLKSWNADIGARVKAGQVIAEIEAPDLDQQLLQARADLASQQASARLSEATLNRRKTLVASNFVSAQEIDERTADLSNKNAAVNSGKANVERLEALAGYKKITAPFDGVVTARDTDVGALINAGGGSGPAMFVISDITKLRVYVNVPQNYVPAIKIGAKATITLPEYPNRTFQATVEASSQAVDVASGTTRMQLGLDNSSGELMPGGYASVKLNLQRDSAPLSIPASALIFNSNGLRVATVGPDDRVLFKPVTIARDLGREIELASGIAADDRVITAPPDGLSNGDAVRVVGAKAKPATASEKQPTKG, from the coding sequence ATGTCGCCCACTGAACCCCGCTCCCCGGTGTCGCACCGGAAACTGGGCATCTTCGGCGTGGTGGCGCTGATTGCGGCAGGCCTTGTGGTCGGCACCGGCATCCGCGCCCGCGAGGAGCAGGGCACCAAGCTGAAGGAATGGACCGACGATCAGGCCATTCCCAGCGTCGCGGTAACCCAGCCCAACGCCAAGGCGCTCCACGCCACCCTCGATCTGCCGGGCCGGCTGGAGGCCTATTATCGCGCCCCGATCTTCGCGCGCGTGTCGGGTTACCTGAAGAGCTGGAACGCAGACATCGGCGCCCGCGTCAAGGCAGGGCAGGTGATCGCCGAGATCGAGGCGCCGGACCTCGATCAGCAACTCTTGCAGGCCCGCGCCGACCTCGCCAGCCAGCAGGCCAGCGCCCGGCTGTCGGAAGCGACGCTGAACCGGCGTAAGACGCTCGTCGCCTCGAACTTCGTCTCGGCGCAGGAGATCGACGAGCGCACCGCCGATCTTTCCAACAAGAACGCTGCTGTGAATTCGGGCAAGGCCAATGTCGAGCGGCTGGAAGCACTGGCCGGCTACAAGAAGATCACCGCACCATTCGATGGCGTCGTGACCGCGCGCGATACCGACGTCGGCGCGCTGATCAATGCTGGTGGCGGCTCGGGCCCGGCGATGTTCGTGATCTCCGATATCACCAAGCTGCGCGTCTACGTTAATGTTCCCCAGAACTATGTCCCGGCGATCAAGATCGGCGCCAAGGCCACCATCACGTTGCCCGAATACCCGAACCGGACCTTTCAGGCGACCGTGGAAGCTTCCTCGCAGGCCGTCGACGTCGCCTCCGGCACCACGCGCATGCAGCTCGGGCTCGACAATTCGTCAGGCGAGCTGATGCCCGGCGGCTATGCCAGCGTGAAGTTGAATCTCCAGCGCGACTCTGCGCCGCTCAGCATCCCCGCTAGCGCGCTGATCTTCAACAGCAACGGCCTGCGTGTCGCAACCGTCGGCCCGGACGACAGAGTGCTGTTCAAGCCCGTGACGATCGCCCGCGATCTCGGCCGCGAGATCGAGCTGGCCTCGGGCATCGCCGCGGACGATCGCGTCATCACAGCGCCGCCGGACGGCCTCTCCAACGGGGACGCAGTGCGCGTGGTTGGCGCCAAGGCCAAGCCAGCGACCGCGTCGGAGAAGCAGCCGACGAAGGGGTGA
- a CDS encoding efflux RND transporter permease subunit: MIALVRIALSRPYTFVVLALLLLIIGPLAALRTPTDIFPDIRIPVIGVVWQYTGLPPDQMSGRITTPFQRALTTTVNDIEHIAANSYNGFGIIKIFFQPNVDIRTANAQVTAISQTLLKQMPPGATPPLILNYSASTVPIIQVALSGEGLTEQNLADIGINQLRTPLVTVPGAAIPYPFGGKQRQVQIDLDPTALQARGLSGQDVANALAAQNLITPVGTQKIGQFEYNIQLNNSPLRIDELGDLPIKTFNGAMVYVRDVATVRDGNPPQTNIVHVDGNRSVLMMVLKAGATSTLDIIAGIKQKVIDVKDQMPDALKIGFIGDQSVFVRGAIQGVAFEGVIAALLTSVMILLFLGSWRSTIIIAVSIPLSVLGAIIMLSAIGETLNIMTLGGLALAVGILVDDATVTIENINYHLEQGKPVEQSILDGANQIVTPAFVSLLCICIVFVPMFFLTGVARFLFVPMAEAVMFAMIWSFILSRTLVPTMANYLLKAHVHHEGGPPKSRNPFVWFQRGFEARFERIRGGYHNFLGLALAHRAVFVIGFLCVVGASFALVPFLGRNFFPAVDAGNILMHVRTQVGTRVEETANQLADIQKAVRKLIPGEIETMTDNIGMPISGINMTYNNTGVIGPQDGDIQIKLKEGHKPTEEHVRVLREQLPRLFPGVSFAFLPADIVSQILNFGAPAPIDLQIRGANLSANFAYANSLLAKVRKIPGVADARIQQSPNNPTFNIDVDRTRAQYVGLTERDVTNSLVVNLAGSSQVAPTYYLNPDNGVSYSIVMQTPQYHIDSLSALQTLPITAAGNSQSPILGGIAEIKRSTSSAVVSQYDIQSMVQIFATTTGRDLGAVAADIRQLIANTAKEVPKGSSVVLLGQVQTMNSAFTGLLFGLLGAVVLIYFLIVVNFQSWSDPFVIITALPAALAGIVWMLFMTETTLSVPALTGAIMCMGVATANSVLVISFARERYEELGDPIAAALEAGFVRFRPVLMTALAMIIGMAPMALGLGEGGEQNAPLGRAVIGGLIFATFATLMFVPVVFSMVHKKQGAKAAAPSETAHVAH; this comes from the coding sequence ATGATTGCACTGGTCCGTATCGCCCTGAGCCGGCCCTATACTTTCGTCGTGCTCGCGCTTCTGCTGCTGATCATCGGACCGCTCGCGGCGCTGCGGACGCCGACCGACATCTTCCCGGACATTCGCATTCCCGTGATCGGCGTGGTCTGGCAGTACACCGGCCTCCCGCCCGACCAGATGTCCGGCCGCATCACGACGCCGTTCCAGCGTGCTCTGACGACGACGGTCAACGACATCGAGCACATTGCAGCCAATTCGTACAACGGCTTTGGCATCATCAAGATCTTCTTTCAGCCGAACGTCGACATCCGCACCGCCAACGCCCAGGTCACTGCGATCTCGCAGACGCTGCTGAAGCAGATGCCGCCGGGTGCGACGCCGCCCTTGATCCTGAACTATTCGGCTTCCACCGTGCCCATCATTCAAGTCGCGCTGTCAGGCGAGGGGCTCACCGAACAGAATCTCGCCGATATCGGCATCAACCAGCTGCGCACGCCCCTGGTCACCGTGCCCGGTGCGGCGATCCCGTACCCCTTCGGTGGCAAGCAGCGTCAGGTCCAGATCGACCTCGATCCCACTGCGCTCCAGGCCCGCGGCCTCTCGGGCCAGGACGTCGCCAATGCGCTGGCCGCCCAGAACCTGATCACACCGGTCGGCACCCAGAAGATCGGTCAGTTCGAGTACAACATCCAGCTCAATAACTCGCCGCTCCGGATCGACGAGCTCGGCGATCTGCCGATCAAGACCTTCAATGGCGCCATGGTCTATGTGCGCGACGTCGCGACCGTCCGCGACGGCAATCCGCCGCAGACCAACATTGTCCACGTCGACGGCAACCGCTCGGTGCTGATGATGGTGCTGAAAGCGGGCGCGACCTCGACGCTCGACATCATCGCCGGCATCAAGCAGAAGGTCATCGACGTCAAGGATCAGATGCCTGACGCGCTGAAGATCGGCTTCATCGGCGACCAGTCGGTGTTCGTCCGCGGCGCAATCCAGGGTGTCGCCTTCGAAGGCGTGATCGCGGCGCTGCTCACCAGTGTCATGATCCTGCTGTTCCTCGGCAGCTGGCGCTCGACCATCATCATCGCGGTGTCGATCCCGCTGTCGGTGCTGGGCGCCATCATCATGCTGTCGGCGATCGGCGAGACGCTGAACATCATGACGCTCGGCGGGCTTGCGCTCGCGGTCGGCATCCTCGTCGACGACGCCACGGTGACGATCGAGAACATCAACTACCATCTGGAGCAGGGCAAGCCGGTCGAGCAATCGATTCTCGACGGAGCCAACCAGATCGTGACGCCGGCCTTCGTGTCGCTGCTCTGCATCTGCATCGTGTTCGTGCCGATGTTCTTCCTGACCGGCGTCGCGCGCTTCCTGTTCGTGCCGATGGCGGAAGCCGTGATGTTCGCGATGATCTGGTCGTTCATCCTGTCGCGCACGCTGGTGCCGACCATGGCGAACTATCTGCTCAAGGCGCACGTCCATCACGAAGGCGGGCCGCCGAAATCGCGCAATCCCTTCGTCTGGTTTCAGCGCGGCTTCGAGGCGCGGTTCGAGCGTATCCGCGGCGGCTACCATAACTTCCTCGGACTTGCGCTGGCGCATCGCGCGGTGTTCGTGATCGGCTTCCTCTGCGTCGTCGGCGCGTCCTTCGCGCTGGTGCCGTTTCTCGGGCGCAATTTCTTTCCGGCGGTCGATGCCGGCAACATCCTGATGCATGTCCGCACGCAAGTAGGCACCCGCGTCGAGGAGACCGCCAACCAGCTCGCGGACATCCAGAAGGCGGTGCGCAAGCTGATCCCGGGTGAGATCGAAACCATGACCGACAATATCGGCATGCCGATCTCCGGCATCAACATGACCTACAACAATACCGGCGTGATCGGCCCGCAGGACGGCGACATCCAGATCAAGCTGAAGGAGGGCCACAAGCCGACAGAGGAGCACGTCAGGGTGCTCCGTGAGCAGCTGCCGCGCCTGTTTCCCGGGGTCAGCTTCGCGTTCCTGCCGGCCGACATCGTCAGCCAGATCCTGAACTTCGGCGCGCCGGCGCCGATCGACCTGCAAATCCGCGGCGCCAATCTCAGCGCCAACTTCGCCTACGCCAACAGCCTGCTGGCGAAGGTCCGCAAGATTCCCGGCGTTGCCGATGCGCGTATCCAGCAATCGCCGAACAACCCGACCTTCAACATCGACGTCGACCGTACCCGCGCGCAATATGTCGGCCTGACCGAGCGCGACGTCACCAACAGCCTCGTGGTCAATCTCGCCGGATCCTCGCAGGTGGCGCCGACCTACTACCTCAACCCTGATAACGGCGTGTCCTACTCGATCGTGATGCAGACACCGCAATACCATATCGATTCGCTCAGCGCGCTGCAGACGCTGCCGATCACCGCGGCCGGCAATTCGCAGTCGCCAATCCTCGGCGGCATCGCCGAGATCAAGCGCTCGACCTCGAGCGCGGTGGTGTCGCAATACGACATCCAGTCGATGGTGCAGATTTTTGCCACGACCACAGGCCGCGATCTCGGCGCTGTCGCCGCCGACATCCGTCAGCTGATAGCCAACACCGCCAAGGAGGTGCCGAAGGGGTCTTCCGTGGTGCTGCTCGGCCAAGTGCAGACCATGAACAGTGCCTTCACCGGCCTGCTGTTCGGCCTGCTGGGTGCCGTCGTGCTGATCTACTTCCTGATCGTTGTGAACTTCCAGTCCTGGTCCGATCCGTTCGTGATCATCACCGCTTTGCCGGCCGCGCTCGCCGGCATCGTCTGGATGCTGTTCATGACTGAGACGACGCTGTCAGTACCCGCGCTCACTGGCGCCATCATGTGCATGGGCGTTGCCACCGCAAACAGCGTGCTCGTGATCTCCTTCGCCCGCGAGCGATACGAGGAACTCGGCGATCCCATCGCGGCCGCGCTCGAAGCCGGCTTCGTCCGGTTCCGTCCCGTGTTGATGACCGCGCTCGCCATGATCATCGGCATGGCGCCGATGGCCCTGGGGCTCGGCGAGGGCGGCGAGCAGAATGCGCCGCTCGGCCGCGCCGTGATCGGCGGCCTGATCTTTGCAACCTTCGCCACGCTGATGTTCGTTCCCGTGGTGTTCAGCATGGTACACAAGAAACAAGGCGCCAAAGCCGCCGCCCCATCGGAGACCGCGCATGTCGCCCACTGA
- a CDS encoding acetyl-CoA acetyltransferase: MTNTQEDRIPVIVGVGEIVDRPKEITEGLEPLDLLEQALRRAEADAGAKLLCQVQSLDVVNFLSWRYRDPEQLLAQRLGISPAHCYYGPVGGESPIRYIHEAAKRIARGECTVAAVCGAEAQSTATKAERAGVKLPWTPFAHDVEEPKRGAAFQKPLAVKLGVFRPVTVYPFYEAASSAHWGQTPREAMTESGTLWSRYSVAAAQNPNAWLKRRYAPEEITTPTADNRLIAWPYNKLMVANPSVNMGGALLLTSLAKARAAGIAEDKLVYPLGGASAEEPRDYLLRDQFYESHPQNAVLKSVMDLAGGDGKRFDAIELYSCFPCVPKMARRTLGLGADVQPTVTGGLTFFGAPLNTYMTHAACAMVRRVRDGARLGLLYGQGGFVTKHHALVLSKTASREALAQETSVQGEADRNKRAVPEFVAEASGRGKVESFTVLYGRGGDAEHGVAMLRTEDDRRTLARIPASDGATLAHLLNMDRTPVGSTGEIAMAADGVPEWRMA; the protein is encoded by the coding sequence ATGACCAATACCCAAGAAGACCGCATCCCCGTCATCGTCGGCGTCGGCGAGATCGTCGACCGTCCGAAGGAGATCACCGAGGGCCTCGAGCCGCTCGATCTGCTCGAACAGGCGCTGCGGCGCGCCGAGGCTGACGCCGGCGCAAAACTGCTCTGCCAGGTGCAATCGCTCGACGTCGTCAACTTCCTGAGTTGGCGCTATCGCGATCCGGAGCAGCTGCTGGCGCAGCGGCTCGGCATCTCGCCCGCACATTGCTATTACGGCCCCGTCGGCGGCGAGAGTCCAATCCGCTACATCCACGAAGCAGCCAAGCGCATTGCGCGCGGCGAATGCACCGTGGCCGCAGTCTGTGGCGCCGAGGCGCAGTCGACCGCGACCAAGGCGGAGCGTGCGGGCGTCAAGCTGCCATGGACCCCATTCGCCCATGACGTCGAGGAGCCCAAGCGCGGGGCGGCGTTTCAGAAGCCGCTGGCGGTGAAGCTCGGCGTGTTTCGCCCCGTCACCGTCTATCCCTTCTATGAGGCCGCCTCCTCCGCCCATTGGGGCCAGACGCCGCGCGAGGCGATGACCGAATCCGGCACGCTGTGGTCACGCTATTCGGTGGCCGCCGCGCAAAATCCCAATGCCTGGCTGAAGCGGCGCTATGCGCCTGAAGAGATCACGACGCCGACCGCGGACAATCGTTTGATCGCCTGGCCCTACAACAAGCTGATGGTCGCCAACCCCAGCGTCAACATGGGCGGCGCGCTGCTGCTCACCAGCCTCGCCAAGGCGCGTGCGGCGGGCATTGCGGAGGACAAATTAGTCTATCCGCTCGGTGGTGCCTCGGCTGAGGAGCCGCGCGACTATCTCTTGCGCGACCAGTTCTACGAAAGCCATCCGCAGAATGCGGTTCTGAAGTCCGTGATGGATCTCGCCGGCGGCGACGGCAAGAGGTTCGACGCGATCGAGCTCTACAGCTGCTTCCCCTGTGTGCCCAAGATGGCGCGGCGGACGCTCGGGCTTGGCGCCGACGTGCAGCCGACGGTGACGGGCGGCCTCACCTTTTTCGGCGCGCCGCTCAACACCTACATGACGCATGCCGCCTGCGCGATGGTGCGGCGTGTGCGCGACGGCGCCAGACTCGGCCTGCTCTACGGCCAGGGCGGCTTCGTCACCAAGCATCACGCGCTTGTGCTGTCGAAGACGGCGTCGCGTGAAGCGCTGGCGCAGGAGACCAGCGTGCAAGGCGAGGCGGACCGCAACAAGCGCGCGGTGCCGGAGTTCGTCGCGGAGGCTTCGGGCAGAGGCAAGGTCGAGAGTTTCACGGTGCTCTATGGCCGTGGTGGCGATGCCGAGCACGGCGTGGCGATGCTGCGGACAGAAGACGACCGACGCACGCTCGCGCGGATCCCGGCGAGCGATGGCGCGACGCTGGCGCATCTGCTGAATATGGATCGGACGCCGGTGGGGTCGACAGGAGAAATCGCAATGGCGGCGGATGGCGTGCCCGAGTGGCGGATGGCGTAG
- a CDS encoding nitronate monooxygenase, protein MKSPICDMLGIEFPLLAFSHCRDVVAAVSRAGGFGVLGATVHTPDTLERELKWIDDHVDGKPYGIDVLIPENISTAGEKDVTWKSLEARVPQEHRSYTRDLLRKYDIELTTTEVDANQPQPFDGKTALELLEVAFNHPIRLIANALGVPPKAMIEMGKKNGVPVAALVGAKEHALRQVAAGVDILVVQGTEAGGHCGEVSTMVLVPEVIKAIKNIRDVPVLAAGGIMTGRQMAACMAMGAAGAWTGSVWLATVEAETTEIFREKMIAASSRDAVRSKGRTGKPARQLRSVWTDAWDRAPDSPGALPMPLQSIISRDAFNSIDRAAASGNASARDLVSYFVGQGVGLIDSVKSAGAVVQEFKEDFAEAIEHMNALVAE, encoded by the coding sequence ATGAAATCGCCGATCTGCGACATGCTGGGCATCGAGTTCCCGCTACTGGCTTTCAGCCATTGCCGCGACGTCGTCGCCGCCGTCAGCCGGGCCGGCGGCTTCGGCGTGCTGGGTGCCACGGTGCACACACCTGATACGCTCGAACGCGAGCTGAAATGGATCGACGATCACGTCGACGGCAAGCCCTACGGCATCGACGTGCTGATTCCCGAGAACATCTCGACCGCGGGCGAGAAGGACGTCACCTGGAAGAGCCTCGAAGCGCGCGTGCCGCAGGAGCACCGCAGCTACACGCGCGATCTCCTGAGGAAGTACGACATCGAGCTGACCACGACTGAAGTGGACGCCAACCAGCCGCAGCCCTTCGACGGGAAGACGGCGCTCGAGCTGCTCGAGGTCGCGTTCAATCATCCGATCCGACTGATCGCCAATGCGCTCGGCGTGCCGCCGAAGGCAATGATCGAGATGGGCAAGAAAAACGGTGTGCCGGTCGCAGCGCTCGTCGGCGCCAAGGAGCACGCGCTGCGCCAGGTCGCGGCCGGTGTCGACATCCTCGTGGTGCAGGGCACCGAGGCCGGCGGCCATTGCGGCGAGGTCTCGACCATGGTGCTGGTGCCCGAGGTGATCAAGGCGATCAAGAACATCCGCGACGTGCCGGTGCTGGCGGCCGGCGGCATCATGACCGGTCGTCAGATGGCGGCCTGCATGGCGATGGGCGCGGCCGGCGCCTGGACCGGCTCGGTGTGGCTTGCGACGGTGGAGGCCGAGACCACCGAGATCTTTCGCGAGAAGATGATCGCGGCGTCCTCGCGCGACGCCGTGCGATCGAAGGGGCGCACGGGGAAGCCGGCGCGGCAGCTTCGCTCGGTCTGGACCGATGCCTGGGATCGCGCGCCGGACAGCCCGGGCGCGCTGCCGATGCCGCTGCAGAGCATCATCAGCCGCGATGCCTTCAACTCGATCGACCGGGCTGCCGCGAGCGGCAACGCGAGCGCGCGCGATCTCGTCAGCTATTTCGTCGGCCAGGGCGTCGGCCTGATCGACAGCGTGAAGTCCGCCGGCGCCGTGGTGCAGGAGTTCAAGGAAGATTTCGCCGAAGCCATCGAGCACATGAATGCGCTGGTGGCGGAGTGA
- a CDS encoding methyl-accepting chemotaxis protein, with protein sequence MRKNLPVTDVEYPVSDETLIVSRTDLKGKLSYFNEDFIAAAGFTSAELMGQPHNIVRHPDMPPEAFDNLWDTLKAGKPWLGAVKNRRKNGDFYWVLATASPIRENGQVKGYTSIRTRLPADQRKLAEQVYAAIREKKPHGYRIDAGIIRRRSWLDRFSVFTGTLKARLVTTMALQLLFMLALGIGGATLSTSGSAGLILSLLAVVGAAVVSFAGFATMRAIQGPMQHLNETLVNLVQDKLDNRIVIERDDEIGEALRNLQTVQTIIRFSRDEVQAVQRRAETQRKADMTKLADGFEAAIGEIVETVSSAATELEASASTLSSTAGRAQELATVVASGSEAASTNVHSVASAAEEMSSSVREIGRQVQDSSRIASEAVSQAHATTERVSELSRAASRIGDVVELINAIAGQTNLLALNATIEAARAGEAGRGFAVVASEVKALAEQTAKATGEIGQQVGGIQAATQDSVSAIGEISGTIARLSEIAAAIAAAVEQQGAATREIARNVQQAAQGTQQVSSNVGDVQRGASETGSASSQVLSAAQMLSRDSNRLKLEVGKFLNSVRAA encoded by the coding sequence ATGCGCAAGAATCTTCCTGTTACCGATGTCGAGTATCCGGTTAGCGACGAGACGCTGATCGTCTCGCGGACCGATCTGAAGGGCAAGCTCAGCTACTTCAACGAGGACTTCATCGCCGCCGCCGGCTTCACGTCGGCGGAACTCATGGGCCAGCCGCACAATATCGTTCGTCACCCCGACATGCCGCCCGAGGCGTTCGACAACCTCTGGGACACGCTGAAGGCGGGCAAACCCTGGCTCGGCGCGGTGAAGAACCGCCGCAAGAACGGCGACTTCTACTGGGTGCTCGCGACGGCCTCTCCGATCCGCGAGAACGGTCAGGTCAAGGGTTACACCTCGATCCGTACAAGACTGCCGGCCGACCAGCGCAAGCTCGCCGAACAGGTCTACGCTGCGATCCGCGAGAAGAAGCCGCATGGCTATCGCATCGACGCCGGCATCATTCGCCGCCGCTCGTGGCTCGACCGGTTCAGCGTCTTCACCGGCACGCTGAAGGCGAGACTCGTCACGACGATGGCACTCCAGCTGCTGTTCATGCTTGCGCTCGGCATCGGCGGTGCGACGCTCTCTACCAGCGGCTCGGCCGGCCTGATCCTGTCGCTGCTGGCCGTCGTCGGCGCCGCCGTCGTCAGCTTCGCCGGCTTTGCCACGATGCGCGCGATCCAGGGACCAATGCAGCATCTCAACGAGACCCTGGTCAACCTGGTGCAGGACAAGCTCGACAACCGCATCGTGATCGAGCGTGACGACGAGATCGGTGAGGCCCTGCGCAACCTCCAGACCGTGCAGACCATCATCCGCTTCAGCCGCGACGAGGTGCAGGCGGTGCAGCGCCGTGCCGAGACGCAGCGCAAAGCCGATATGACCAAACTCGCGGACGGATTCGAGGCCGCGATCGGAGAGATCGTCGAGACTGTCTCGTCGGCCGCGACCGAGCTCGAGGCGTCGGCCTCGACGCTGTCCTCGACCGCGGGCCGGGCGCAGGAGCTGGCTACAGTGGTCGCATCCGGCTCGGAAGCAGCATCCACCAATGTCCACTCGGTGGCGTCGGCCGCCGAAGAGATGTCGTCCTCGGTGCGCGAGATCGGCCGTCAGGTGCAGGACTCCTCCCGGATCGCGAGCGAGGCGGTCAGCCAGGCCCATGCCACCACCGAACGTGTCAGCGAATTGTCGCGGGCCGCATCCCGGATCGGCGACGTCGTCGAGCTCATCAATGCGATCGCCGGCCAGACCAATCTGCTGGCGCTCAACGCCACGATCGAGGCGGCACGAGCGGGCGAGGCCGGCCGCGGCTTCGCCGTCGTGGCCTCCGAGGTCAAGGCGCTCGCCGAGCAGACGGCCAAGGCCACCGGCGAGATCGGCCAGCAGGTCGGCGGCATTCAGGCGGCGACGCAGGATTCAGTCAGCGCCATCGGCGAGATCAGCGGCACCATCGCGCGTCTGTCGGAAATCGCCGCGGCGATTGCGGCGGCCGTGGAGCAGCAGGGCGCGGCAACCCGGGAAATCGCCCGCAACGTTCAGCAGGCCGCCCAGGGCACCCAGCAGGTCTCGTCCAACGTCGGCGACGTCCAGCGCGGCGCGTCCGAAACCGGCTCGGCGTCCTCGCAGGTGCTGTCCGCGGCGCAGATGCTGTCGCGCGATTCCAACCGCCTCAAGCTCGAGGTCGGCAAGTTCCTCAATTCGGTCCGTGCCGCGTGA